A window from Podospora bellae-mahoneyi strain CBS 112042 chromosome 1 map unlocalized CBS112042p_1, whole genome shotgun sequence encodes these proteins:
- a CDS encoding uncharacterized protein (EggNog:ENOG503PZZE), whose protein sequence is MGNTNNSRTPTQDDPNITTTTEWDSGDSEGVDYVYQDNRKPSPPSDKKTVKARSPRRKRSPKAKPRCYKSHPTRPKSPPTPEPKSPTPEPIPQPTPESQEKSRKVKKKSATKKSHSKRSPSPYIEEYPEQATRPTILLREHKAPRRFSTSDAKRAVDTEERSSPTSSARGRSPPARRFSTASPDKAARPSPKRSSHRRHHLAAMQSAEGEHPLGTTPPKKLIGNHGDRDQVSEVEDTGPPFPRQTHHGSSNQIPKNITRSSAWTEHQPQCSSSWPLNPGFHHPPGQPPQQPAQQDLQYDSDDESEHDTPHNESKFADNTFSRPSRQSSFMGDQWQMDEELKRDREWEEEQERERERMLEKERALQRARELEMERGLSRERAREMERQRIQREFEERQRLEREQEERRRHEERERERTRSMPHRRRTMPARLAVGNMDQGPKSVVTELCDIWRGRASDWESPYPSDNEIYSDDDDDDDDDMGHHNRPFHHGGPSRLLLLDSCPPRETSPSLLPPHGARSHFGLAPIGRPPAPTTRSRSPAPFPGPRLGRTWAGHSSSNTVNGFLLLEAGPLMMEPEMMDEDEQGEEMFPQGTDPAHRGWTYPMVSPVSEPPRLSRSVVLRRRSMAPDEPPIFCARKTKEMLSPTPVRATRFDFEGWGRDRSSRSSLGLGLMV, encoded by the exons ATgggcaacaccaacaacagcagaacACCGACGCAGGACGATCCCAATATCACTACAACTACAGAATGGGATTCAGGTGATAGCGAGGGCGTCGATTATGTCTACCAGGACAACCGCAAGCCCTCGCCCCCTTCCGACAAGAAGACCGTGAAGGCCAGGAgtccaaggaggaagagatcaCCTAAGGCAAAACCCCGCTGCTACAA GAGCCATCCGACGAGGCCAAAATCCCCTCCTACGCCTGAGCCCAAGTCGCCAACTCCTGAACCCATTCCACAGCCCACCCCGGAGAGCCAGGAAAAGAGTCgcaaggtcaagaagaagagcgcTACCAAGAAGAGTCACTCCAAAAGGTCTCCATCTCCGTACATTGAGGAGTACCCCGAGCAGGCTACTAGGCCAACCATCCTTTTGAGAGAGCACAAGGCTCCCCGAAGGTTCTCCACATCCGATGCCAAACGTGCGGTCGACACCGAAGAGCGCTCCTCGCCGACGTCTTCTGCGAGAGGCAGATCACCCCCAGCCAGGCGCTTTTCGACCGCATCTCCGGACAAAGCGGCGAGACCTTCCCCCAAACGATCTTCGCACCGTCGACATCATCTTGCAGCCATGCAAAGTGCGGAGGGCGAGCACCCCCTTggcacaacaccacccaagaagctcatcggCAACCATGGGGACCGCGACCAGGTCTCCGAGGTGGAAGACACTGGGCCGCCATTCCCACGCCAAACACATCATGGCTCAAGTAACCAAATACCCAAAAACATTACTCGCAGTTCAGCCTGGACGGAGCATCAGCCACAATGTTCGTCATCGTGGCCGCTTAACCCAGGTTTCCATCACCCACCGGGACAACCACCTCAGCAACCAGCACAGCAAGACCTTCAGTACGACAGCGATGACGAGAGTGAACATGATACACCACACAACGAGTCCAAGTTTGCGGACAACACTTTTTCGAGACCGTCTAGGCAGTCTTCATTCATGGGGGACCAGTGGCAGATGGATGAAGAGTTGAAGAGAGAtagggagtgggaggaggaacaagagagagaaagagaaaggatGTTGGAAAAGGAACGAGCTCTGCAGAGAGCTCGagagttggagatggagaggggcTTGAGCAGAGAAAGAGCACGGGAGATGGAACGCCAACGAATACAGAGAGAGTTTGAAGAGCGACAACGACTCGAACGAGAGCAAGAGGAGCGACGACGCCACGAGGAGCGTGAGCGTGAGCGTACCCGTTCTATGCCCCACCGGCGCCGAACAATGCCCGCCCGGTTGGCTGTAGGAAATATGGATCAGGGCCCCAAGTCTGTGGTCACGGAGCTATGCGATATTTGGCGTGGCCGTGCTTCCGACTGGGAGTCTCCATATCCTTCAGACAATGAAATCTactccgacgacgacgacgacgacgacgacgacatgggCCACCACAATCGACCTTTCCACCACGGTGGTCCATCAAGGTTACTGCTCCTCGACAGCTGCCCACCGCGAGAGACTTCCCCCTCACTGCTCCCACCACACGGAGCTAGAAGTCATTTTGGTCTCGCTCCTATCGGGCGCCCGCCTGCACCGACAACGAGATCCCGTTCCCCTGCTCCCTTCCCAGGTCCCCGTTTGGGTCGCACTTGGGCAGGTCATTCAAGCAGCAATACGGTGAACGGGTTCTTGCTGTTGGAGGCGGGGCCCCTGATGATGGAACCtgagatgatggatgaggatgaacaaggggaggagatgttCCCACAAGGCACTGATCCTGCGCATCGAGGGTGGACGTATCCAATGGTGAGTCCTGTTTCGGAACCGCCTCGACTTTCACGGTCGGTGGTTTTGAGAAGACGGTCGATGGCACCGGATGAGCCACCTATTTTTTGCGCGAGGAAGACGAAGGAGATGTTGTCGCCTACGCCGGTTAGGGCAACGAGGTTTGATTTTGAAGGTTGGGGTCGCGATAGGAGTTCGAGGAGttcgttggggttggggttgatggtttGA
- a CDS encoding uncharacterized protein (EggNog:ENOG503PXQ1), with the protein MGRRGRDTYPWDRYECDWCMMQLNWGGRPCYVRQFHHPGSRSHRKEYWESVRAENAAKRSKTLPRASRRAMMAAAAAAATAIENKDSNEGDKPDQNTPVEADATTTQTKTATEELDAPALPAGSEVTSKPRHHQDEVKKPSQKRQPKAITGPKRIIDEGVTLAFDDDDDVARIHAANRKAWPRGPMPIAADATVEDWEVAELVRQGLIGPEDLQVNYGGFGDEACLYTIQVVDTMKKGRRGKGRRRQGVHVKDLAALDAESEWSHLDDEVYAQFLSDGESSLADWSELSFVCVES; encoded by the coding sequence ATGGGACGGCGCGGACGGGACACCTACCCATGGGACCGGTACGAGTGCGACTGGTGCATGATGCAATTGAATTGGGGTGGACGACCGTGTTACGTCCGCCAATTCCACCATCCTGGGTCACGGAGCCATCGCAAGGAGTATTGGGAGTCGGTCCGCGCAGAAAACGCAGCCAAGAGGAGTAAGACCTTGCCTAGAGCTTCCAGAAGGGCtatgatggcggcggcggcggcggcagcgacgGCAATCGAAAACAAGGACAGCAACGAGGGGGACAAACCTGATCAGAACACCCCAGTGGAGGCCGATGCCACAACAACGCAGACAAAGACGGCGACAGAAGAGCTAGACGCACCAGCATTGCCCGCTGGATCAGAGGTCACGTCAAAGCCGAGACATCACCAGGATGAGGTGAAAAAACCATCACAAAAGCGACAGCCAAAAGCCATCACCGGACCCAAAAGAATCATCGATGAAGGCGTCACTCTTGCcttcgacgacgacgacgacgtgGCAAGGATACACGCTGCCAACCGAAAAGCCTGGCCACGTGGTCCGATGCCCATCGCAGCTGATGCTACCGTTGAGGACTGGGAAGTCGCAGAGCTTGTCCGCCAGGGACTTATCGGTCCCGAGGACCTTCAGGTGAATTATGGCGGCTTTGGGGATGAGGCCTGCCTATATACTATTCAGGTTGTGGACACGATGAAgaaagggagaagagggaaaggcCGTCGGCGACAAGGGGTTCACGTTAAGGATCTTGCGGCCCTGGACGCGGAGTCGGAGTGGTCTCATCTTGACGATGAAGTCTATGCTCAGTTCCTGAGTGATGGGGAGAGTAGTCTGGCGGACTGGAGCGAGCTGTCGTTTGTGTGTGTAGAATCTTAA
- a CDS encoding uncharacterized protein (EggNog:ENOG503NZ7A), producing the protein MAELVGLALALPPTIDLCLKYGRQLRALCASLRQADAQISERVIRLDNNWMLFTHKLDFLKRIQHLIEDDHREIWGQTLRILLSKLEIVTGIINRLVRPLPVFLEINHSLEVNARRGKYILIKKSLDKAIEELETWQQTTDQSWFLLMRIADSQVDLALQTPTNLDAIDDKPHSNTATAIPSTVTIRASRMQDSPYGGSSEAGLTFDAAELSKMFIQQVAFSQISIAQRLYGNGQVGVYILNQITCEPVAKYQLIKKDARDLARKLQHNDPHTFGLLACKGVAVPLSPPEKGRHDRTTAPSMLTMVFRQPVHTTGIPNSLRYVLSHTAPPQTLSLRFDYAKQLARSVSYVHTFGFVHKNIRPESILVFTSSKSGLPSQSLFLVGFENFRREDGATQRLGDDTLERNLYRHSSRQGASPNEDYIMQHDIYSLGVCLLEIGFWKSFIRYHPQTGQALPTEILPVSPHPDIKQVNHFLHTRGKEFLLHLARNELPQCMGTRYAEIVETCLTCLDPDNQDFGDEREFQDEDGIRVGVRYIEKVVLRLNQLCV; encoded by the coding sequence ATGGCCGAGCTTGTTGGACTGGCTCTTGCCCTACCACCGACAATTGACTTGTGTCTGAAGTATGGAAGACAACTCAGGGCCCTGTGTGCGAGCCTACGCCAAGCAGATGCTCAAATATCAGAGCGTGTGATCCGTCTCGACAACAACTGGATGCTATTTACCCACAAGCTCGACTTTCTGAAGCGCATCCAACATCTGATAGAAGATGACCATCGCGAGATCTGGGGCCAGACACTTCGGATTCTTCTGAGTAAGCTGGAAATTGTCACAGGTATAATCAATCGACTTGTAAGGCCGCTGCCTGTGTTTCTCGAGATCAACCACAGCCTTGAGGTTAATGCACGTAGGGGCAAATACATCTTGATAAAGAAGAGTCTAGACAAGGCcatcgaggagctggagacCTGGCAACAAACAACGGACCAATCATGGTTTCTTCTCATGAGAATCGCCGACTCACAGGTCGACCTCGCTCTCCAAACGCCTACCAATCTTGACGCGATCGACGACAAACCACACTCCAATACAGCAACAGCCATTCCGTCCACAGTCACCATAAGAGCGAGTCGCATGCAAGACAGCCCATACGGTGGTTCATCAGAAGCGGGATTAACCTTCGACGCGGCAGAGCTGTCCAAGATGTTCATTCAACAAGTAGCATTCTCGCAGATCTCAATCGCGCAACGGTTGTACGGAAATGGTCAGGTTGGGGTTTACATTCTCAACCAAATCACATGCGAGCCGGTAGCCAAGTATcagctcatcaagaaggacGCAAGAGACCTGGCCAGGAAGCTTCAGCACAACGACCCTCATACATTCGGCCTTCTCGCATGCAAAGGAGTGGCCGTCCCATTATCACCACCGGAAAAAGGCCGTCACGATCGTACTACAGCTCCATCAATGTTGACGATGGTCTTCAGACAGCCAGTCCACACTACCGGAATTCCCAACAGCCTTCGGTATGTGCTATCCCAtacagctcctcctcaaaccctGTCACTACGATTCGACTACGCAAAACAACTCGCCAGGTCCGTCAGCTACGTCCACACGTTCGGCTTCGTTCACAAAAACATCCGCCCGGAATCCATACTGGTCTtcaccagcagcaaatcGGGCTTGCCTTCGCAGTCACTCTTTCTTGTGGGCTTCGAGAACTTTCGACGGGAGGATGGCGCAACCCAGCGGCTTGGGGATGACACTCTGGAGCGAAATCTCTACCGGCATTCTTCCCGCCAAGGAGCCTCGCCGAATGAAGATTACATCATGCAACACGATATTTACAGTCTCGGCGTTTGTCTCCTGGAGATTGGCTTCTGGAAATCGTTCATACGATACCATCCCCAGACCGGCCAAGCACTGCCCACCGAGATCCTGCCTGTGTCGCCACATCCGGACATCAAACAGGTCAACCATTTTCTACACACCCGAGGCAAGGAGTTCCTTCTACATCTAGCGCGGAACGAGCTGCCTCAATGCATGGGAACGAGGTATGCCGAGATTGTAGAGACATGTCTGACCTGTCTTGACCCGGACAATCAAGACTTTGGAGATGAGCGCGAGTTccaggatgaggatgggatCAGAGTGGGAGTAAGATACATCGAGAAGGTGGTCCTGCGGTTGAATCAGCTGTGTGTATGA
- a CDS encoding uncharacterized protein (EggNog:ENOG50KOG0616; COG:F), whose product MANHTSMSLEAVHDTRLPATVEANVTVHRVTTVRQGNPSWWQERWVRHDNNILGHGGCGLVWLEKKEKILEAEEDRWRAVKAIRVADSKSTNEGVRYVRELEALKRFSQPKYADFFVEFFGWYEIPNYLCIAMEYCEHGDLRRYLQTVKTMPEDEVKVVASQVLGALEMMHEAGYTHRDVKPANILIKSKPPQRWWVKVCDLGLSKRAEDIAGASTTVRGTPGFLAPEVLDCDPSTGQRDSFPIDMWCFGETVYQMLTGEPVFKTLAALFHYRAGSIEFPDQAFQRVNASPEARHFVRSLMLAHPPLRRTATAHPIYGAQGHPWMAIKTIKNLVIKSRSAVSYETATAWPPPLPQDGDQITGVSGKWTQTVEIAKHSMAHAIGSFGDQSESQLPSIYPALPGLGQLYHPSLQYAYSNSTFNPFYYFLSPSNYYVAQYLNAMINTMSGGGYKLPAVSLRRSVLPKRVKALFPRNVARSKPAEVVKREFKEAITKAASKVTDNRLQPKDTNLDAQESIKQHIEAADQHSDSNGNSQPLVGQSTYQQPGLSGETRFSVNKENKNFAEDFKPTIPVPSEMAELFSRGTPPKSNPAGTAGAEDHDSLRDETEESWTVVTSRRKHSGPAKRRPAPPSPSTHARALPARKSTPTPNSDVLTTQVLPVMARRPAPRLPQAIIGRQSWAEVVATEGGEPE is encoded by the exons ATGGCGAACCATACTTCGATGTCGCTGGAAGCAGTCCATGACACCAGACTTCCAGCAACTGTCGAGGCGAATGTCACCGTTCACCGCGTAACAACAGTACGACAAGGCAACCCATCATGGTGGCAAGAACGATGGGTGCGGCATGATAACAACATTCTTGGACACGGAGGATGCGGTCTGGTATGGttagaaaagaaagaaaagatcCTCGAAGCGGAGGAAGACAGATGGAGAGCGGTGAAAGCCATTCGAGTAGCTGACAGCAAGAGCACCAACGAAGGCGTCCGCTACGTCCGTGAGTTGGAAGCGTTGAAAAGATTCTCTCAACCGAAG TATGCCGATTTCTTTGTTGAGTTCTTTGGATGGTACGAAATCCCAAATTACCTCTGCATCGCCATGGAGTATTGCGAGCATGGTGACTTGAGGAGGTATCTTCAAACGGTCAAAACCATGCCTGAAGACGAGGTGAAGGTGGTTGCTTCCCAAGTATTGGGTGCTCTGGAAATGATGCACGAGGCGGGGTATACTCATAGAGATGTGAAGCCCGCG AACATTCTCATCAAATCTAAGCCGCCGCAGAGATGGTGGGTCAAGGTGTGCGACTTGGGCCTGAGCAAACGTGCTGAGGACATAGCTGGCGCTTCTACGACTGTAAGGGGCACGCCCGGCTTTCTGGCACCGGAAGTGTTGGACTGCGATCCCAGCACAGGGCAGAGAGACTCTTTTCCCATCGACATGTGGTGTTTTGGCGAGACGGTTTACCAAATGTTGACCGGAGAGCCAGTCTTCAAAACCCTGGCAGCTCTTTTTCATTACCGGGCTGGCAGCATCGAATTCCCGGATCAGGCTTTCCAACGAGTCAACGCCAGTCCAGAAGCCCGTCACTTCGTACGATCATTGATGCTTgcgcatcctcctcttcgtcgcaCGGCCACCGCGCATCCGATATATGGCGCCCAAGGTCATCCTTGGATGGCAATCAAAACCATAAAAAATCTGGTGATCAAGTCGCGGTCGGCAGTCTCGTACGAAACAGCCACTGCGTGGCCTCCCCCACTTCCTCAAGACGGGGATCAAATCACGGGAGTCTCTGGGAAATGGACGCAAACAGTGGAGATCGCAAAACACTCCATGGCACATGCCATAGGCTCTTTCGGAGATCAGTCCGAATCTCAACTTCCTTCGATTTACCCTGCCCTCCCAGGACTTGGCCAGCTATATCACCCTTCTCTACAATATGCATACAGCAACTCCACATTCAATCCATTTTACTACTTTCTGTCACCTAGCAATTACTATGTTGCTCAATATCTCAACGCAATGATCAATACGATGTCAGGTGGCGGCTACAAGTTACCTGCAGTATCTTTGCGCAGATCAGTTCTGCCAAAGCGAGTCAAGGCTCTCTTTCCAAGAAACGTGGCCCGCTCAAAACCAGCAGAAGTAGTCAAAAGGGAATTCAAGGAAGCGATCACCAAAGCGGCCAGCAAGGTGACAGACAACAGGCTTCAACCAAAGGATACAAATCTCGACGCCCAAGAGTCGATAAAGCAACATATCGAGGCTGCAGATCAGCATTCTGACTCGAATGGTAACTCCCAACCGCTCGTAGGCCAGTCAACATATCAGCAGCCTGGGCTCAGTGGCGAGACTCGATTTTCCGTCAataaagaaaacaagaactTTGCGGAGGATTTCAAGCCGACGATTCCTGTCCCGTCTGAGATGGCCGAGCTCTTCAGTCGTGGGACGCCACCAAAGTCCAATCCAGCAGGCACGGCAGGGGCAGAGGATCATGACTCGTTGCGTGACGAAACGGAAGAAAGTTGGACTGTTGTTACGTCAAGGCGAAAGCATTCTGGACCAGCAAAGAGGCGACCAGCACCCCCGTCTCCATCGACTCATGCTAGAGCCTTGCCGGCTCGCAAGAGCACACCGACTCCAAATTCTGATGTACTAACAACTCAAGTCTTGCCAGTTATGGCACGTCGACCGGCCCCGCGACTACCACAAGCAATCATTGGCAGACAATCTTGGGCCGAGGTAGTTGCTACAGAGGGCGGGGAGCCTGAGTGA